The following are encoded in a window of Clostridium thermarum genomic DNA:
- a CDS encoding asparagine synthase-related protein, which translates to MGAICGLYKLEDNKQSHKGIKMLETLSMYNFDKSDFLDRGQIFFGCGVQINTVESKFEILPFYDSHAALAITADAIIDNRDELMDLLNLRAGSEVITDSQIILAAYMKWGNRCCEYLVGDFAFAIWDENNRRLFCARDHVGKRSLYYCMEDNVFMFCTVMRPILELISSGKTLNEKWISDFLTIEGVVHEIDIHETVYKNIYQVPPAHYITVTTEGYAVKRYWFPEKIKSLALKSDCEYIETFRNIFQLSVKCRLRSEGNVAIMLSGGLDSSSVAALSAIELGQKGKSLEAFTSVPILGYRDYLPQSLIADESEFIEELKKKYSNININYCRAEGKNSITDMDRFIETFEQPYKMIDNLFWIDDILSKAKDKGCKVLLDGQLGNFTISYGNYITHIYTLLKKCKFISVYREINGYSRFYRIERKLLFKKMFLRVIKSIKLLETFTVGKRKEEPVLAAVNSELSKAWKSKKRAQKLGYNVHKNKIYDFKEMRNFITNMVLFSHMGSLETKHSLSTGLIKRDPTRDKRVIEFCLSLPPSQFVSGGRERILIRRAMEGILPDKIRLNYRVRGKQSADWIQRMESEWVSTSAEITEMLQDDSIKKYLDVDKLDKLFKKVGEDLSKETFAYEVKTLLTALVFYKFLKLCD; encoded by the coding sequence ATGGGAGCCATATGTGGTTTATATAAACTTGAAGATAATAAACAAAGTCATAAAGGCATTAAGATGCTTGAGACACTTTCCATGTATAATTTTGATAAAAGTGACTTTCTGGATAGAGGACAGATTTTTTTCGGTTGTGGAGTTCAAATAAATACTGTCGAATCTAAGTTCGAAATATTACCCTTTTATGATAGCCACGCAGCTTTAGCTATTACAGCAGATGCAATCATTGATAATAGAGATGAATTAATGGATTTATTAAACCTGCGGGCAGGTTCGGAAGTTATTACAGATAGTCAGATAATTTTGGCTGCCTATATGAAGTGGGGGAATAGGTGCTGTGAATATTTAGTGGGAGATTTTGCCTTTGCCATTTGGGATGAAAACAATAGGCGGCTATTTTGTGCCAGGGATCATGTAGGAAAGCGATCTCTTTATTATTGTATGGAAGATAATGTTTTTATGTTTTGTACGGTAATGAGGCCGATTTTAGAGCTGATCAGCAGTGGAAAAACACTTAATGAAAAGTGGATATCGGATTTTCTGACTATTGAGGGTGTGGTTCATGAGATAGATATTCATGAAACAGTATATAAAAACATTTATCAAGTACCTCCGGCACATTATATCACGGTTACAACGGAAGGCTATGCGGTTAAAAGGTATTGGTTCCCGGAAAAGATTAAGTCTTTAGCGTTGAAATCAGATTGTGAATACATAGAAACCTTTAGAAATATATTTCAGTTATCAGTTAAATGCAGACTGAGAAGTGAGGGCAATGTTGCAATTATGTTAAGCGGGGGACTAGATTCATCATCTGTAGCTGCCCTATCAGCCATTGAACTTGGACAAAAAGGAAAGAGCTTAGAAGCCTTTACTTCAGTGCCAATATTAGGATACAGGGATTATCTACCACAAAGTCTCATAGCAGATGAAAGTGAATTTATTGAGGAACTTAAGAAAAAGTATAGTAACATAAATATAAATTATTGCAGAGCAGAAGGGAAAAACTCCATAACAGATATGGATAGATTTATTGAAACTTTCGAGCAGCCATATAAGATGATAGATAATCTCTTTTGGATAGATGATATATTAAGTAAAGCAAAGGATAAAGGCTGCAAGGTGCTGCTAGATGGTCAGCTTGGCAATTTTACAATTTCCTACGGGAATTACATTACTCATATATACACATTATTGAAGAAGTGTAAGTTCATAAGTGTGTATAGAGAAATTAATGGCTATAGTAGATTTTACAGAATTGAAAGAAAGTTATTGTTTAAAAAGATGTTTCTAAGAGTTATAAAATCTATTAAGTTACTTGAAACTTTTACAGTGGGGAAGAGAAAGGAAGAGCCGGTTTTAGCAGCAGTTAATTCAGAATTGTCCAAGGCATGGAAATCTAAGAAGCGGGCTCAAAAGTTGGGTTATAATGTTCATAAAAATAAAATCTATGATTTTAAAGAAATGAGAAATTTTATTACAAACATGGTGTTGTTCTCTCATATGGGAAGTTTAGAGACAAAGCACTCTCTTAGTACCGGACTTATAAAGAGGGATCCCACCAGGGATAAGAGAGTTATAGAATTCTGTTTAAGTCTCCCTCCAAGTCAGTTTGTAAGTGGCGGAAGGGAGAGAATATTAATAAGAAGGGCTATGGAGGGCATATTACCGGACAAAATCAGACTAAATTATAGAGTAAGGGGAAAGCAAAGTGCAGATTGGATTCAAAGGATGGAATCGGAATGGGTAAGTACTTCAGCAGAAATAACAGAAATGCTGCAGGATGATAGTATTAAAAAGTACTTAGATGTAGATAAGCTAGACAAGCTGTTTAAGAAGGTTGGGGAAGATCTCAGCAAGGAGACCTTTGCATATGAGGTGAAAACACTTCTAACTGCATTAGTGTTTTATAAATTTTTAAAGCTATGTGATTAA